The Anomaloglossus baeobatrachus isolate aAnoBae1 chromosome 10, aAnoBae1.hap1, whole genome shotgun sequence genome has a segment encoding these proteins:
- the LOC142254399 gene encoding conserved oligomeric Golgi complex subunit 8-like, translating into MDSEVTAAHETALHRCSYHPFVQILAVAFNDLRLCCPVALTEEVTITLQDALEKVVKSILTFHRAEDAAFSPQERELFIQFCTVFLEDLTPYLNRCLQVLFPPAQRAQILGVAPTHLSRYGNLGSINVAPLHEALEGLLPQKEPDIIPTPEAEPEKSQPSIEKAETKMEDAQIVSAVSELPAGDDAP; encoded by the exons CTCTGCACCGGTGCAGTTATCACCCATTTGTTCAGATCTTAGCTGTGGCCTTTAATGACCTGCGACTCTGCTGTCCGGTGGCTCTGACCGAAGAAGTGACCATCACCTTGCAGGACGCCTTGGAGAAG GTCGTTAAATCCATCCTGACGTTCCACCGAGCCGAGGATGCTGCATTCAGCCCCCAGGAGCGGGAACTCTTTATCCAATTCTGCACTGTCTTTTTGGAGGACCTGACCCCGTATCTGAACCGCTGCTTACAGGTCCTCTTTCCTCCAGCGCAAAGAGCACAAATACTTG GTGTCGCCCCCACTCACCTCTCCCGTTACGGCAATCTGGGTTCTATCAATGTGGCTCCGCTGCATGAAGCCTTGGAGGGTTTATTACCTCAGAAGGAGCCTGACATTATCCCCACACCCGAGGCCGAGCCGGAGAAATCTCAACCATCCATAGAGAAGGCGGAAACGAAGATGGAGGATGCACAGATTGTGTCCGCAGTGTCTGAGCTTCCGGCCGGAGATGACGCCCCATGA